A stretch of the Camarhynchus parvulus chromosome 4, STF_HiC, whole genome shotgun sequence genome encodes the following:
- the ADRA2C gene encoding alpha-2C adrenergic receptor, whose translation MDLLLLVNTSLGSPNESLALPPASPSSSALLQPPSPYSPAAVAGLAAVVGFLIVFTIVGNVLVVIAVLTSRALRAPQNLFLVSLASADILVATLVMPFSLANELMNYWYFGKAWCNIYLALDVLFCTSSIVHLCAISLDRYWSVTQAVEYNLKRTPRRIKAIILTVWLISAIISFPPLISVYRDPEGDVFPQCKLNDETWYILSSCIGSFFAPCLIMVLVYIRIYRVAKLRTRTLSEKRTMPEGSSQTENGLSRAAGGCTSLRMQLGENGHYSAHHWRKASELEDIELEESSTSESRRRRSREEHRRKSKSQSFSYSYSSKHSSGRLSRVSNRSMQLFSYRRRRKRSSICRKKVAQAREKRFTFVLAVVMGVFVVCWFPFFFSYSLYGICREACEVPETLFKFFFWIGYCNSSLNPVIYTIFNQDFRRSFKHILFKKKKKNFRH comes from the coding sequence CGGCCTGGCGGCCGTGGTGGGCTTCCTCATCGTCTTCACCATCGTGGGCAACGTGCTGGTGGTGATAGCTGTGCTCACCAGCCGGGCGCTGAGAGCCCCCCAGAACCTCTTCCTAGTGTCCCTGGCCAGCGCGGACATCCTGGTGGCTACCCTGGTCATGCCTTTCTCCTTAGCCAACGAGCTTATGAATTACTGGTACTTCGGCAAGGCTTGGTGTAACATTTACCTGGCGCTGGACGTGCTGTTCTGTACCTCGTCCATCGTCCACCTGTGTGCCATCAGCCTCGACAGGTATTGGTCGGTCACACAGGCGGTGGAGTACAACCTCAAACGGACACCGCGGCGGATCAAGGCCATCATCCTCACCGTGTGGCTCATTTCAGCCATCATCTCCTTCCCGCCATTGATCTCCGTGTACCGGGACCCTGAAGGAGATGTCTTTCCCCAGTGCAAGCTCAATGACGAGACATGGTACATCCTTTCTTCTTGCATCGGCTCTTTCTTTGCCCCCTGCCTCATCATGGTGTTGGTCTATATCCGCATCTACCGCGTGGCCAAGCTAAGGACCAGGACCCTCTCTGAGAAGCGAACGATGCCAGAGGGGTCCTCCCAGACTGAGAACGGCTTGAGCCGTGCTGCCGGCGGCTGCACGTCCCTGAGGATGCAGCTGGGAGAGAACGGACATTATTCGGCGCACCACTGGCGCAAAGCCTCTGAGCTGGAGGACATtgagctggaggagagcagcacctCAGAGAGCAGGCGGAGGCGGAGCCGGGAGGAGCATCGCCGCAAAAGCAAGAGCCAGTCCTTCTCCTACTCGTACTCCTCCAAGCACTCCAGCGGCCGCCTGTCCCGTGTGAGCAATCGCTCCATGCAGTTGTTCTCCTATCGCCGCCGCCGGAAGCGTAGCAGCATCTGCCGTAAGAAAGTTGCCCAGGCCCGGGAGAAACGCTTCACTTTTGTGCTGGCTGTGGTCATGGGGGTCTTTGTAGTTTGCTGgttcccttttttcttcagctaCAGCCTCTATGGTATTTGCCGGGAGGCATGTGAGGTCCCCGAGACTCTGTTCAAGTTCTTCTTCTGGATTGGGTATTGCAATAGCTCCCTCAACCCAGTCATCTACACCATCTTCAACCAGGACTTCCGCAGGTCCTTTAAACACATTCTttttaagaagaagaagaagaacttCCGGCATTGA